One genomic segment of Microbacterium maritypicum includes these proteins:
- a CDS encoding class I SAM-dependent methyltransferase has product MEMSELRALLTPAGLELLDAVGPIESTADVTRTVSRLRAAGHSPELVSAVVGQAHLRSKAAAKFGPFAARMLFTRAGLEQATRLGVAARHAQRIRHAGFTRVADLGCGIGGDALAFAGAGLDVHAVDADEVTSAIAAYNLAPFGDSAAVDHLTAEDALSTVEAGSAIWMDPARRTSGHSETRRVSADDYSPSLDWAFDVAASHPTGIKLGPAHDRDALPADAEAQWVSADGSVVELVVWSGALAREGVRRAALVIRDERSHELTAPADAADEPVRELGAFLHEPDGAVIRARLIGEVARSLDAGMLDEHIAYLTSDAALTSPFVQSFRVRETLPANPKAISAALKAHGIGRLEIKKRGVDVDPAAFRKKLTLRGDQEATLILARIGDQRRAILADRVPAAG; this is encoded by the coding sequence GTGGAGATGTCCGAGCTGCGCGCCCTGCTGACCCCCGCCGGTCTCGAGCTGCTCGACGCGGTCGGGCCCATCGAATCGACCGCCGACGTGACCCGCACCGTCTCGCGGCTGCGCGCGGCCGGCCACTCCCCCGAGCTCGTCTCCGCCGTCGTCGGACAGGCGCACCTGCGATCCAAGGCTGCGGCGAAGTTCGGCCCCTTCGCCGCACGCATGCTGTTCACCCGCGCCGGGCTCGAGCAGGCGACGAGGCTCGGGGTCGCAGCCCGTCACGCGCAGCGGATCCGGCACGCCGGATTCACCCGCGTCGCCGACCTCGGCTGCGGCATCGGCGGCGACGCGCTCGCCTTCGCCGGAGCGGGACTCGACGTGCACGCCGTCGACGCCGATGAGGTCACCTCGGCCATCGCCGCCTACAACCTGGCACCCTTCGGCGACAGCGCCGCGGTGGACCACCTCACGGCCGAAGACGCCCTCTCAACGGTGGAAGCGGGAAGCGCGATCTGGATGGACCCGGCTCGACGCACCTCCGGGCACAGCGAGACCCGACGAGTCTCCGCCGACGACTACTCCCCCTCGCTGGACTGGGCGTTCGATGTGGCCGCGAGCCATCCGACCGGCATCAAGCTCGGACCCGCGCACGACCGCGACGCGCTGCCCGCCGACGCCGAAGCGCAGTGGGTGAGCGCCGACGGCAGCGTCGTCGAGCTCGTCGTCTGGAGCGGCGCCCTCGCCCGAGAAGGGGTCCGCCGCGCGGCGCTCGTGATCCGCGACGAGCGCTCGCACGAGCTCACCGCCCCGGCGGACGCCGCCGACGAGCCGGTGCGCGAGCTCGGCGCCTTCCTGCACGAACCCGATGGCGCCGTGATCCGTGCCCGTCTGATCGGCGAGGTCGCCCGAAGCCTCGACGCGGGGATGCTCGACGAGCACATCGCCTACCTGACCTCGGATGCCGCGCTGACGAGCCCTTTCGTGCAGTCCTTCCGCGTGCGGGAGACCCTGCCGGCGAACCCGAAGGCGATCAGCGCCGCCCTCAAGGCGCACGGCATCGGACGCCTGGAGATCAAGAAGCGCGGCGTCGACGTCGATCCCGCGGCCTTCCGCAAGAAGCTGACGCTGCGCGGCGACCAGGAGGCGACGCTGATCCTCGCCCGTATCGGCGATCAGCGCCGCGCGATCCTCGCCGACCGGGTACCCGCGGCGGGCTGA
- the groES gene encoding co-chaperone GroES, with translation MSVSIKPLEDRIVIKQVEAEQTTASGLVIPDTAKEKPQEGEVVAVGPGRIDDNGNRVPLDVAVGDRVLYSKYGGTEVKFGADEFLVLSARDVLAVVVR, from the coding sequence GTGTCGGTTTCCATCAAGCCGCTCGAGGACCGCATCGTCATCAAGCAGGTCGAGGCCGAGCAGACCACCGCGAGTGGCCTGGTCATCCCCGACACCGCCAAGGAGAAGCCCCAGGAGGGCGAGGTCGTGGCGGTCGGCCCCGGCCGCATCGACGACAACGGCAACCGTGTTCCGCTCGACGTCGCCGTCGGCGACCGTGTGCTCTACAGCAAGTACGGCGGCACCGAGGTGAAGTTCGGCGCAGACGAGTTCCTCGTCCTGTCGGCTCGCGACGTCCTGGCGGTCGTCGTCCGCTGA
- the rarD gene encoding EamA family transporter RarD, which produces MPPETTRATQTAGVAYAGAAYLLWGVLPLYFLLLVPTGPWEVVAWRVLLSFVFCLLLLTFTRGWAAFGVILRQPKLLAWTALAGLLIYVNWQVFLIGTLSENVVETSLGYFINPITTVLLGVFVLKERIRRLQWAAIAIAAIAVVVIVVAYGDFPWIALSLTASFGVYGLIKKKIGPAVDAVSGLTLESFWLIPIAVVQLIVVAQTTGITMGANGWPHALLLAFAGVATAVPLLLFAAGTRRIHLTVIGMIQFITPVMQFLIGVVVLHEPMPPERWAGFIIVWIAIGVFVVDLLLAARRGRRIPRVEAA; this is translated from the coding sequence GTGCCCCCAGAGACGACTCGTGCCACGCAGACCGCCGGAGTGGCCTATGCCGGTGCCGCGTACCTCCTCTGGGGAGTGCTTCCGCTCTACTTCCTGCTCCTCGTTCCGACGGGGCCGTGGGAGGTCGTGGCCTGGCGCGTGCTGCTGTCGTTCGTGTTCTGCCTCCTGCTGCTCACGTTCACGCGCGGCTGGGCGGCATTCGGCGTCATCCTCCGACAGCCGAAGCTGCTGGCCTGGACGGCCCTGGCCGGTCTTCTGATCTACGTCAACTGGCAGGTGTTCCTGATCGGAACCCTCAGCGAGAACGTCGTCGAGACGAGCCTGGGCTACTTCATCAATCCGATCACGACCGTGCTGCTGGGCGTCTTCGTGCTGAAGGAGCGCATCCGCAGGTTGCAGTGGGCCGCCATCGCGATCGCGGCGATCGCGGTCGTCGTGATCGTCGTCGCCTACGGCGATTTCCCCTGGATCGCCCTGTCGTTGACGGCGTCCTTCGGGGTCTACGGGCTCATCAAGAAGAAGATCGGTCCCGCCGTCGATGCGGTCAGCGGTCTGACGCTGGAGTCCTTCTGGCTCATCCCGATCGCCGTGGTGCAGCTGATCGTCGTCGCCCAGACGACGGGGATCACGATGGGGGCGAACGGGTGGCCGCACGCGCTGCTGCTGGCGTTCGCCGGCGTCGCCACAGCGGTGCCCCTGCTGCTCTTCGCCGCAGGAACCCGACGCATCCACCTCACCGTGATCGGAATGATCCAGTTCATCACCCCCGTGATGCAGTTCCTCATCGGCGTCGTCGTCCTGCACGAGCCGATGCCTCCGGAGCGCTGGGCGGGCTTCATCATCGTGTGGATCGCGATCGGGGTGTTCGTCGTCGACCTGCTGCTCGCCGCACGTCGGGGGCGCAGGATTCCGCGTGTCGAAGCGGCCTGA
- a CDS encoding ABC transporter substrate-binding protein produces MNALKGSRTAKVFAGIALISASAIVIAGCSSTPSSESGGSDKPAADLTLKLGSLLPQTGSLAFLGPPMESGVGLAVQEVNEAAAGVTIDLTAEDEGDTDTKAYETSITKLQGAGVSAIVGAAASGVSKLILDGNVSAGILQISASNTSPDFTTWDDSGLYFRTAPSDLLQGEVLGNLIAEDGAKSLGIIYQNDAYGTGLNDAITTTFEGTGGEVVESVSFNVGDAQFDAQVESIKAQNPDAVAIVSFDQFKTIAPLLVNAGISADKFYMVDGNLSDYGSEIPVSLEGAQGTKAGPALADDFTTRLQDYWTGEGNPEVKDFTYAAEAYDAVILVALASLAAGSTEGADIAAKMQEVSGGSGDGKKCTSFAECAKIINDGGVADYDGYSGDITFDEAGDPQGASIGIYKYGADNMITRTN; encoded by the coding sequence ATGAACGCATTGAAGGGCTCGCGCACAGCGAAGGTCTTCGCCGGGATCGCACTGATCAGTGCATCCGCCATCGTCATCGCCGGCTGCAGCAGCACTCCGAGCTCGGAGAGCGGTGGCAGCGACAAGCCCGCAGCCGATCTGACGCTCAAGCTCGGATCGCTGCTTCCGCAGACGGGGTCGCTGGCATTCCTGGGCCCGCCCATGGAATCCGGCGTCGGACTCGCGGTCCAGGAGGTCAACGAGGCCGCTGCCGGTGTCACGATCGACCTGACGGCCGAGGACGAGGGCGACACTGACACCAAGGCCTACGAGACCTCGATCACCAAGCTGCAGGGCGCCGGCGTCTCCGCCATCGTCGGAGCCGCCGCATCGGGCGTCTCCAAGCTCATCCTCGACGGGAACGTGAGCGCGGGGATCCTTCAGATCTCGGCGTCGAACACGTCTCCCGACTTCACCACGTGGGACGACAGCGGCCTGTACTTCCGCACCGCACCCAGTGACCTGCTGCAGGGCGAGGTGCTGGGCAACCTGATCGCCGAGGACGGCGCCAAGAGCCTCGGCATCATCTACCAGAACGACGCCTACGGCACCGGCCTGAACGACGCCATCACGACGACGTTCGAGGGCACCGGCGGCGAGGTCGTCGAGTCGGTCTCGTTCAACGTCGGCGACGCGCAGTTCGACGCTCAGGTCGAGTCGATCAAGGCCCAGAACCCCGACGCGGTCGCGATCGTGTCGTTCGACCAGTTCAAGACCATCGCGCCGCTGCTGGTGAACGCCGGCATCTCGGCCGACAAGTTCTACATGGTCGACGGCAACCTGTCCGACTACGGCTCGGAGATCCCGGTCTCGCTCGAGGGCGCGCAGGGAACCAAGGCCGGTCCTGCTCTCGCGGATGACTTCACCACCCGTCTCCAGGACTACTGGACCGGCGAAGGCAACCCCGAGGTCAAGGACTTCACCTACGCGGCAGAGGCGTACGACGCCGTCATCCTCGTGGCTCTGGCCTCGCTCGCGGCCGGCTCCACCGAGGGCGCGGACATCGCGGCCAAGATGCAGGAGGTCTCGGGCGGTTCGGGCGACGGCAAGAAGTGCACCAGCTTCGCCGAGTGCGCCAAGATCATCAACGACGGCGGCGTGGCCGACTACGACGGCTACTCCGGCGACATCACGTTCGATGAGGCCGGCGACCCCCAGGGTGCCTCGATCGGCATCTACAAGTACGGTGCCGACAACATGATCACCCGCACCAACTGA
- a CDS encoding ABC transporter ATP-binding protein — translation MSAESPTNAPQSAPQDDVVVELTDVHAGYLPGVNILNGANLVARQGELIGIIGPNGAGKSTLLKAIFGLVNVRSGDITVKGESIVGLKADKLVRRGVAFVPQTNNVFPSLSIEENLQMGLYQNPKIYAERLEFVTGIFAELGKRLKQRAGSLSGGERQMVAMSRALMMDPSVLLLDEPSAGLSPVRQDDAFIRVSDINKAGVTTIMVEQNARRCLQICDRGYVLDQGKDAHEGTGRDLLNDPKVIGLYLGTLGTDAA, via the coding sequence ATGAGCGCGGAATCGCCGACGAACGCACCGCAGAGCGCGCCTCAGGACGACGTCGTGGTCGAGTTGACCGACGTCCACGCCGGCTATCTCCCCGGGGTGAACATCCTCAACGGCGCGAACCTCGTCGCCCGCCAGGGCGAGCTGATCGGGATCATCGGCCCGAACGGCGCCGGCAAGTCGACCCTGCTGAAGGCGATCTTCGGGCTGGTGAACGTGCGCAGCGGCGACATCACGGTCAAGGGCGAGAGCATCGTCGGCCTGAAGGCCGACAAGCTGGTCCGACGCGGGGTCGCTTTCGTGCCGCAGACGAACAACGTCTTCCCGTCGCTGTCGATCGAGGAGAACCTGCAGATGGGGCTCTACCAGAACCCCAAGATCTACGCGGAACGGCTCGAGTTCGTCACCGGCATCTTCGCCGAGCTGGGCAAGCGCCTCAAGCAGCGCGCCGGATCCCTCTCCGGCGGCGAGCGGCAGATGGTCGCCATGTCGCGCGCGCTCATGATGGATCCGTCGGTGCTGCTGCTCGACGAGCCGTCGGCCGGGCTCTCCCCCGTGCGGCAGGACGACGCGTTCATCCGGGTGTCCGACATCAACAAGGCCGGCGTCACGACGATCATGGTCGAGCAGAACGCCCGACGCTGCCTCCAGATCTGCGACCGCGGGTACGTGCTCGATCAGGGCAAGGACGCCCACGAGGGCACCGGCCGTGATCTGCTCAACGACCCGAAGGTGATCGGTCTCTACCTCGGAACGCTCGGCACCGACGCGGCCTGA
- a CDS encoding ABC transporter ATP-binding protein yields the protein MRRPKTTGLTKGEVKPGVAKVDPILVVDAVQRRFGGLTAVDVDHLEVPRGAITALIGPNGAGKTTLFNLLCGFDKPNSGTWSFDGTSLSGVPSFKVARMGQVRTFQLTKSLSLLTVLENMKLGAPHQRGEGFWSSLLPFLWRAQDTEIEGKARELLTRFKLDAKEKDFAASLSGGQRKLLEMARALMSDPTLVMLDEPMAGVNPALTQSLLDHILDLKEQGMTVLFVEHDMHMVRHIADWVIVMAEGRVVAEGPPDEVMENPAVVDAYLGAHQDLDLGAVTGRIPVLEDAAAIRLREKIEAEAELEASDPASGTEGKGTA from the coding sequence ATCCGACGCCCGAAGACGACCGGTCTGACCAAGGGCGAGGTGAAGCCGGGGGTCGCCAAGGTCGATCCGATCCTCGTCGTCGATGCGGTCCAGCGTCGCTTCGGTGGCCTGACCGCCGTCGACGTCGACCACCTCGAAGTGCCGCGAGGAGCGATCACCGCACTGATCGGCCCGAACGGAGCAGGCAAGACCACGCTGTTCAACCTGCTCTGCGGATTCGACAAGCCCAACAGCGGCACCTGGTCCTTCGACGGAACGAGCCTCTCGGGAGTCCCGTCGTTCAAGGTGGCAAGGATGGGACAGGTCCGCACGTTCCAGCTGACCAAGTCGCTCTCGCTCCTCACGGTCCTCGAGAACATGAAGCTCGGAGCTCCGCATCAGCGCGGGGAGGGCTTCTGGTCGAGTCTGTTGCCCTTCCTCTGGCGAGCGCAGGACACCGAGATCGAAGGCAAGGCACGCGAGTTGCTCACGCGCTTCAAGCTCGATGCCAAGGAGAAGGACTTCGCGGCGTCGCTCTCTGGTGGCCAGCGCAAGCTCCTCGAGATGGCCAGGGCGCTGATGAGCGACCCGACGCTGGTGATGCTCGACGAGCCCATGGCCGGCGTCAACCCCGCTCTCACGCAGTCGCTCCTCGACCACATCCTCGATCTGAAGGAGCAGGGGATGACGGTGCTCTTCGTCGAGCACGACATGCACATGGTCCGCCACATCGCGGACTGGGTGATCGTCATGGCCGAGGGCCGCGTCGTCGCGGAGGGACCTCCCGACGAGGTCATGGAGAACCCCGCGGTCGTGGATGCGTACCTTGGTGCGCACCAGGATCTCGACCTGGGCGCGGTCACCGGACGCATCCCGGTGCTCGAGGATGCCGCCGCGATCCGACTCCGCGAGAAGATCGAAGCAGAGGCCGAGCTCGAAGCGAGCGATCCCGCCTCCGGCACAGAGGGGAAGGGCACCGCATGA